In Zalophus californianus isolate mZalCal1 chromosome 4, mZalCal1.pri.v2, whole genome shotgun sequence, the following proteins share a genomic window:
- the BNIPL gene encoding bcl-2/adenovirus E1B 19 kDa-interacting protein 2-like protein isoform X3 encodes MGTTQEVGEKTLDLGFLPEEADPSEDPDDPERDSQTGTPSTLALCGPRPMRKRLSAPELRLNLTKGTGGDGTSPTCSEPSSPDGSSDLDVDEVETPSDSEPLDSGHEFEWEDDLPRAEGLGASEAAERLGRGCVWDVVGEDGRHWRVFRTGQQEQRVDMTVIELYKKALSHGGYHGDGLNAVIVFASCYLPSSSIPNYTYVMEHLFRYMVGTLELLVAENYLLVHLSGGTSRAQVPPLGWMRQCYHTLDRRLRKNLRALVVVHATWYVKAFLALLRPFISSKFTRKIRFLNSLGELAQLISLDQVHIPEAVRQLDRDLHGSGGT; translated from the exons ATGGGAACCACGCAAGAAGTGGGAGAAAAGACGTTAGATCTTGG GTTTCTTCCTGAAGAAGCGGACCCTTCTGAAGATCCTGACGATCCTGAGAGAGACTCACAGACAG GTACTCCCAGCACTTTAGCCTTGTGTGGCCCTCGTCCCATGCGTAAGCGTCTTTCTGCGCCAGAGCTGCGACTGAATCTGACTAAGGGGACTGGAGGCGACGGAACTTCTCCCACGTGCTCTGAACCTTCCTCTCCTGATGGCAGTTCTGACCTGGACGTAGATGAAGTGGAAACCCCGTCAGACTCGGAGCCCCTGGACAGTGGACATGAATTTGAATGGGAAG ATGACCTGCCCCGGGCAGAGGGTCTGGGGGCCAGTGAGGCGGCAGAAAGGCTGGGCCGGGGTTGTGTGTGGGATGTGGTTGGAGAAGATGGCCGTCACTGGAGGGTGTTCCGGACAGGACAGCAGGAGCAGCGAGTGGACATGACTGTCATTGAGCTCTACAAGAAAGCCCTCTCTCATGGAG GTTACCATGGTGATGGCCTCAATGCTGTTATTGTCTTCGCTTCCTGTTACCTACCCAGCAGCAGCATCCCCAACTATACCTATGTCATGGAGCACTTGTTCAG GTATATGGTGGGAACTCTGGAGCTGCTGGTCGCTGAAAATTACCTGCTGGTTCACTTGAGTGGAGGCACGAGTAGGGCCCAGGTCCCACCTCTGGGCTGGATGCGCCAGTGTTACCACACTCTGGACCGGCG GCTCCGGAAAAACCTGCGCGCCCTGGTGGTTGTCCACGCCACCTGGTATGTGAAGGCATTCCTGGCACTGCTTCGGCCCTTCATCAG TTCCAAGTTCACACGAAAGATCCGTTTTCTGAACAGCCTGGGAGAGCTGGCCCAACTCATCTCCTTGGATCAGGTTCACATCCCTGAAGCTGTCAGACA gCTGGACCGGGATCTCCATGGCTCAGGAGGGACCTAG
- the PRUNE1 gene encoding exopolyphosphatase PRUNE1 isoform X3 — protein MVSALALAFYLAKTTEAEEVFVPVLNINRSELPLRGDNVFFLQKINIPESLLIFRDEIDLHALHQAGQLTLILVDHHVLPKGDAALEEAVAEVLDHRPIEQRHCPPCHVSVELVGSCATLVTERILQGAPEILDRQTAALLHGTIILDCVNMDLKVGKATAKDSKYVEKLEALFPDLPRRNDIFDSLQKAKFDISGLTTEQMLRKDQKTISRQGTKVAISAIYMDLEAFLQRSGLIADLHAFCQAHNCDVLVTMTIFFNTHNEPVRQLAIFCPHAALRMTICGVLEHSHSPSLKLTPAPSAHPHLQAYLQGNTQVSRKKLLPLLQEALSAYFDSIKIPSGQPETEGVCRELADKELDRAGNSLVPGLSQDEEEPPLPPTPMNSLVDECPLDQGLPKLSAEVIFEKCSQISQSQSTAASLSKK, from the exons ATGGTGTCAGCTCTTGCCCTGGCTTTTTACCTGGCAAAG ACGACAGAGGCTGAGGAAGTCTTTGTGCCAGTCTTAAATATAAATCGTTCTGAGCTACCTCTACGAGGTGACAATGTCTTCTTCCTTCAGAAGATTAACATTCCAGAGTCCCTCTTGATTTTCCGGGATGAGATTGACCTCCATGCCTTGCACCAGGCTGGCCAACTCACCCTTATCCTTGTTGACCATCATGTCTTACCCAA AGGTGACGCAGCCCTGGAGGAGGCGGTAGCCGAGGTGCTAGACCATCGGCCCATCGAGCAGAGGCACTGCCCTCCCTGCCACGTGTCGGTGGAGCTGGTGGGGTCCTGCGCTACCCTGGTGACCGAGAGAATCCTGCAGGGGGCACCAGAGATCTTGGACAGGCAAACTGCAGCCCTTCTGCACG GAACAATCATCCTGGATTGTGTCAACATGGACCTGAAAGTTGGAAAGGCCACTGCAAAAGACAGCAAatatgtggagaaactggaggcCCTCTTTCCTGATCTACCCAGAAGGAATGACATCTTTGACTCTCTACAAAAGGCAAAGTTTGATATATCAG GACTGACCACTGAGCAGATGCTGAGAAAGGACCAGAAGACCATCTCCAGACAAGGCACCAAGGTGGCCATTAGTGCAATATATATGGATTTGGAG gcCTTTCTGCAGAGGTCTGGCCTCATTGCAGATCTCCATGCTTTCTGCCAGGCTCACAACTGTGATGTCCTGGTCACCATGACTATCTTTTTCAACACTCACAATGAGCCAGTGCGGCAGCTGGCTATTTTCTGTCCCCATGCAGCACTCCGAATGACG ATCTGTGGAGTGCTGGAACACTCCCACTCTCCATCCCTGAAGCTAACCCCTGCCCCAAGCGCCCACCCTCACCTCCAAGCCTATCTTCAGGGCAACACCCAGGTCTCTCGGAAGAAACTTCTGCCTCTGCTCCAGGAGGCCCTGTCAGCGTATTTTGACTCCATCAAGATCCCTTCAGGGCAGCCTGAGACAGAGGGTGTGTGCAGGGAGCTGGCAGACAAGGAATTGGACAGGGCAGGTAACTCCCTGGTTCCTGGACTGAGTCAAGATGAGGAGgagcccccactgccccccacgcCCATGAACAGCTTGGTGGACGAGTGCCCTCTGGATCAGGGGCTGCCTAAACTCTCAGCCGAGGTCATCTTTGAGAAGTGCAGTCAGATCTCGCAGTCACAGTCGACCGCGGCCTCCCTGTCTAAGAAGTGA
- the BNIPL gene encoding bcl-2/adenovirus E1B 19 kDa-interacting protein 2-like protein isoform X1, which yields MVGVVEVSVQETSSDVFSSVSYIQPSSLKTLPSWSHDHPLPPGTLRARENAEAVGPASSLRLGGLELKEEWQDEEFPRFLPEEADPSEDPDDPERDSQTGTPSTLALCGPRPMRKRLSAPELRLNLTKGTGGDGTSPTCSEPSSPDGSSDLDVDEVETPSDSEPLDSGHEFEWEDDLPRAEGLGASEAAERLGRGCVWDVVGEDGRHWRVFRTGQQEQRVDMTVIELYKKALSHGGYHGDGLNAVIVFASCYLPSSSIPNYTYVMEHLFRYMVGTLELLVAENYLLVHLSGGTSRAQVPPLGWMRQCYHTLDRRLRKNLRALVVVHATWYVKAFLALLRPFISSKFTRKIRFLNSLGELAQLISLDQVHIPEAVRQLDRDLHGSGGT from the exons ATGGTGGGTGTGGTAGAAGTATCTGTCCAGGAGACAAGCTCTGACGTCTTTTCCAGTGTCTCCTACATACAGCCCAGTTCCCTTAAGACACTGCCTAGTTGGTCTCATgatcaccccctccccccggggaCTCTTAGGGCCAGGGAGAATGCTGAAGCAGTGGGGCCAGCCTCATCCCTGAGACTTGGGGGACTGGAGCTGAAGGAGGAGTGGCAGGACGAAGAATTCCCCAG GTTTCTTCCTGAAGAAGCGGACCCTTCTGAAGATCCTGACGATCCTGAGAGAGACTCACAGACAG GTACTCCCAGCACTTTAGCCTTGTGTGGCCCTCGTCCCATGCGTAAGCGTCTTTCTGCGCCAGAGCTGCGACTGAATCTGACTAAGGGGACTGGAGGCGACGGAACTTCTCCCACGTGCTCTGAACCTTCCTCTCCTGATGGCAGTTCTGACCTGGACGTAGATGAAGTGGAAACCCCGTCAGACTCGGAGCCCCTGGACAGTGGACATGAATTTGAATGGGAAG ATGACCTGCCCCGGGCAGAGGGTCTGGGGGCCAGTGAGGCGGCAGAAAGGCTGGGCCGGGGTTGTGTGTGGGATGTGGTTGGAGAAGATGGCCGTCACTGGAGGGTGTTCCGGACAGGACAGCAGGAGCAGCGAGTGGACATGACTGTCATTGAGCTCTACAAGAAAGCCCTCTCTCATGGAG GTTACCATGGTGATGGCCTCAATGCTGTTATTGTCTTCGCTTCCTGTTACCTACCCAGCAGCAGCATCCCCAACTATACCTATGTCATGGAGCACTTGTTCAG GTATATGGTGGGAACTCTGGAGCTGCTGGTCGCTGAAAATTACCTGCTGGTTCACTTGAGTGGAGGCACGAGTAGGGCCCAGGTCCCACCTCTGGGCTGGATGCGCCAGTGTTACCACACTCTGGACCGGCG GCTCCGGAAAAACCTGCGCGCCCTGGTGGTTGTCCACGCCACCTGGTATGTGAAGGCATTCCTGGCACTGCTTCGGCCCTTCATCAG TTCCAAGTTCACACGAAAGATCCGTTTTCTGAACAGCCTGGGAGAGCTGGCCCAACTCATCTCCTTGGATCAGGTTCACATCCCTGAAGCTGTCAGACA gCTGGACCGGGATCTCCATGGCTCAGGAGGGACCTAG
- the PRUNE1 gene encoding exopolyphosphatase PRUNE1 isoform X2 — protein sequence MRSRKNEDESRPLHIVLGNEACDLDSMVSALALAFYLAKTTEAEEVFVPVLNINRSELPLRGDNVFFLQKINIPESLLIFRDEIDLHALHQAGQLTLILVDHHVLPKGDAALEEAVAEVLDHRPIEQRHCPPCHVSVELVGSCATLVTERILQGAPEILDRQTAALLHGTIILDCVNMDLKVGKATAKDSKYVEKLEALFPDLPRRNDIFDSLQKAKFDISGLTTEQMLRKDQKTISRQGTKVAISAIYMDLEAFLQRSGLIADLHAFCQAHNCDVLVTMTIFFNTHNEPVRQLAIFCPHAALRMTICGVLEHSHSPSLKLTPAPSAHPHLQAYLQGNTQVSRKKLLPLLQEALSAYFDSIKIPSGQPETEGVCRELADKELDRAGNSLVPGLSQDEEEPPLPPTPMNSLVDECPLDQGLPKLSAEVIFEKCSQISQSQSTAASLSKK from the exons GAGTCCCGGCCGCTACACATTGTGCTGGGAAATGAAGCCTGTGACTTGGACTCCATGGTGTCAGCTCTTGCCCTGGCTTTTTACCTGGCAAAG ACGACAGAGGCTGAGGAAGTCTTTGTGCCAGTCTTAAATATAAATCGTTCTGAGCTACCTCTACGAGGTGACAATGTCTTCTTCCTTCAGAAGATTAACATTCCAGAGTCCCTCTTGATTTTCCGGGATGAGATTGACCTCCATGCCTTGCACCAGGCTGGCCAACTCACCCTTATCCTTGTTGACCATCATGTCTTACCCAA AGGTGACGCAGCCCTGGAGGAGGCGGTAGCCGAGGTGCTAGACCATCGGCCCATCGAGCAGAGGCACTGCCCTCCCTGCCACGTGTCGGTGGAGCTGGTGGGGTCCTGCGCTACCCTGGTGACCGAGAGAATCCTGCAGGGGGCACCAGAGATCTTGGACAGGCAAACTGCAGCCCTTCTGCACG GAACAATCATCCTGGATTGTGTCAACATGGACCTGAAAGTTGGAAAGGCCACTGCAAAAGACAGCAAatatgtggagaaactggaggcCCTCTTTCCTGATCTACCCAGAAGGAATGACATCTTTGACTCTCTACAAAAGGCAAAGTTTGATATATCAG GACTGACCACTGAGCAGATGCTGAGAAAGGACCAGAAGACCATCTCCAGACAAGGCACCAAGGTGGCCATTAGTGCAATATATATGGATTTGGAG gcCTTTCTGCAGAGGTCTGGCCTCATTGCAGATCTCCATGCTTTCTGCCAGGCTCACAACTGTGATGTCCTGGTCACCATGACTATCTTTTTCAACACTCACAATGAGCCAGTGCGGCAGCTGGCTATTTTCTGTCCCCATGCAGCACTCCGAATGACG ATCTGTGGAGTGCTGGAACACTCCCACTCTCCATCCCTGAAGCTAACCCCTGCCCCAAGCGCCCACCCTCACCTCCAAGCCTATCTTCAGGGCAACACCCAGGTCTCTCGGAAGAAACTTCTGCCTCTGCTCCAGGAGGCCCTGTCAGCGTATTTTGACTCCATCAAGATCCCTTCAGGGCAGCCTGAGACAGAGGGTGTGTGCAGGGAGCTGGCAGACAAGGAATTGGACAGGGCAGGTAACTCCCTGGTTCCTGGACTGAGTCAAGATGAGGAGgagcccccactgccccccacgcCCATGAACAGCTTGGTGGACGAGTGCCCTCTGGATCAGGGGCTGCCTAAACTCTCAGCCGAGGTCATCTTTGAGAAGTGCAGTCAGATCTCGCAGTCACAGTCGACCGCGGCCTCCCTGTCTAAGAAGTGA
- the MLLT11 gene encoding protein AF1q, which translates to MRDPVSSQYSSFLFWRMPIPELDLSELEGLGLSDTSIYKIKDSSAGKMTGQATGEQEKNSEGDALLEYSTFNFWRAPIASIHSFELDLL; encoded by the coding sequence ATGAGGGACCCCGTGAGTAGCCAGTACAgctcctttcttttctggagGATGCCCATTCCAGAACTGGATCTGTCGGAGCTGGAAGGCCTGGGTCTGTCAGATACATCCATCTACAAGATCAAAGACAGCAGCGCTGGCAAAATGACCGGGCAAGCAACTGGAGAACAGGAGAAAAACTCCGAAGGCGATGCCCTCCTTGAATACAGCACCTTCAACTTCTGGAGAGCTCCCATTGCTAGTATCCACTCCTTTGAATTGGACTTGCTTTAA
- the CDC42SE1 gene encoding CDC42 small effector protein 1, which produces MSEFWHKLGCCVVEKPQPKKKRRRIDRTMIGEPMNFVHLTHIGSGEMGAGDGLAMTGAVQEQMRSKGNRDRPWSNSRGL; this is translated from the exons ATGAGTGAATTTTGGCACAAACTGGGTTGCTGCGTGGTAGAGAAGCCCCAGCCG aagaagaagaggagacgGATTGACCGGACCATGATTGGGGAACCAATGAATTTTGTCCACCTGACTCACATTGGCTCTGGGGAGATGGGGGCCGGAGATGGACTTGCCATG ACAGGTGCAGTTCAGGAGCAGATGAGATCCAAGGGAAACCGAGACAGGCCATGGAGCAATTCTAGGGGATTGTAG
- the C4H1orf56 gene encoding protein MENT, translated as MVPAAGALLWALLLSLGPRAAGAQGLTSTETQRASFRFGVPMSRRTTLRTGGPRKMKVTMEVEDDVGAGADHLAGPAAAELLASTVATGVRKSIVSSPEDDESLEEGVVINARKNNITAASLSRNYNTAGVPSSRFKANTQEPEISMSSDLPTKIWQPTGDIMHPDNTLSRWSTAGSTPNRGEQPSYRTLPPPEDLRLVLMPWSPWHCHCSSGTMSRTRAGKLQGLSGRLHVGALNQLRTEHRPCTYKKCPCNRLREECPLDSSLCSDTSCTTQTATTSTAATTTTTTTTTTTTTTTPIPPLSSRIRPTPFFFGTSPSPSPALAFWRRVRIGLEDIWNSLSAVFTEMQPIERNRR; from the exons ATGGTCCCCGCCGCCGGCGCGCTGCTCTGGGCCCTGCTGCTGAGTCTGGGGCCCCGGGCGGCGGGGGCCCAAGGCCTGACTTCCACCGAGACGCAGCGGGCCAGTTTCCGCTTCGGGGTCCCCATGTCCCGCCGGACCACCCTCCGGACCGGTGGTCCCAGGAAGATGAAGGTAACAATGGAGGTTGAGGATGACGTCGGGGCCGGTGCCGACCACCTGGCCGGCCCGGCTGCTGCGGAGCTCTTGGCCTCCACAGTGGCCACAGGCGTCAGGAAGTCGATTGTGTCGTCGCCCGAGGATGATGAGTCTTTGGAAGAGGGGGTTGTGATTAACGCCAGAAAGAATAACATCACTGCAGCGTCTCTCAGCAGGAATTACAATACAGCGGGGGTGCCCAGCTCAAGGTTTAAAGCAAAtacccaggagcctgagatcagtATGTCTTCAGACCTGCCGACCAAAATCTGGCAGCCTACTGGGGACATAATGCACCCTGACAATACCTTGAGCCGGTGGTCAACAGCAGGGTCCACCCCAAACCGGGGGGAACAGCCCTCGTACAGGACCCTACCACCTCCGGAGGATCTGCGGCTGGTGCTGATGCCCTGGAGCCCGTGGCACTGCCACTGCAGCTCAGGCACCATGAGTCGGACCCGGGCGGGGAAGCTGCAGGGCCTTTCTGGGCGCCTTCATGTTGGGGCGCTGAACCAGCTCCGCACAGAGCACCGGCCTTGTACCTACAAGAAATGTCCCTGCAACCGGCTTCGGGAGGAGTGCCCTCTCGACTCCAGTCTCTGCTCTGACACCAGCTGTACCACTCAGACCGCCACCACCAGtaccgccgccaccaccaccaccaccaccactaccaccaccaccaccaccaccactcccatACCCCCCCTCAGCTCTAGAATCAGACCCACCCCCTTCTTCTTTGgcaccagccccagccccagtccaGCCCTTGCTTTTTGGAGACGGGTCAGGATCGGGCTGGAGGATATTTGGAACAGTCTGTCTGCAGTGTTCACAGAGATGCAACCA ATAGAGAGAAACCGCAGGTAA
- the PRUNE1 gene encoding exopolyphosphatase PRUNE1 isoform X4: MRLTSMPCTRLANSPLSLLTIMSYPRLTTEQMLRKDQKTISRQGTKVAISAIYMDLEAFLQRSGLIADLHAFCQAHNCDVLVTMTIFFNTHNEPVRQLAIFCPHAALRMTICGVLEHSHSPSLKLTPAPSAHPHLQAYLQGNTQVSRKKLLPLLQEALSAYFDSIKIPSGQPETEGVCRELADKELDRAGNSLVPGLSQDEEEPPLPPTPMNSLVDECPLDQGLPKLSAEVIFEKCSQISQSQSTAASLSKK; this comes from the exons ATGAGATTGACCTCCATGCCTTGCACCAGGCTGGCCAACTCACCCTTATCCTTGTTGACCATCATGTCTTACCCAA GACTGACCACTGAGCAGATGCTGAGAAAGGACCAGAAGACCATCTCCAGACAAGGCACCAAGGTGGCCATTAGTGCAATATATATGGATTTGGAG gcCTTTCTGCAGAGGTCTGGCCTCATTGCAGATCTCCATGCTTTCTGCCAGGCTCACAACTGTGATGTCCTGGTCACCATGACTATCTTTTTCAACACTCACAATGAGCCAGTGCGGCAGCTGGCTATTTTCTGTCCCCATGCAGCACTCCGAATGACG ATCTGTGGAGTGCTGGAACACTCCCACTCTCCATCCCTGAAGCTAACCCCTGCCCCAAGCGCCCACCCTCACCTCCAAGCCTATCTTCAGGGCAACACCCAGGTCTCTCGGAAGAAACTTCTGCCTCTGCTCCAGGAGGCCCTGTCAGCGTATTTTGACTCCATCAAGATCCCTTCAGGGCAGCCTGAGACAGAGGGTGTGTGCAGGGAGCTGGCAGACAAGGAATTGGACAGGGCAGGTAACTCCCTGGTTCCTGGACTGAGTCAAGATGAGGAGgagcccccactgccccccacgcCCATGAACAGCTTGGTGGACGAGTGCCCTCTGGATCAGGGGCTGCCTAAACTCTCAGCCGAGGTCATCTTTGAGAAGTGCAGTCAGATCTCGCAGTCACAGTCGACCGCGGCCTCCCTGTCTAAGAAGTGA
- the PRUNE1 gene encoding exopolyphosphatase PRUNE1 isoform X1, whose product MEDYLQGCRAALQESRPLHIVLGNEACDLDSMVSALALAFYLAKTTEAEEVFVPVLNINRSELPLRGDNVFFLQKINIPESLLIFRDEIDLHALHQAGQLTLILVDHHVLPKGDAALEEAVAEVLDHRPIEQRHCPPCHVSVELVGSCATLVTERILQGAPEILDRQTAALLHGTIILDCVNMDLKVGKATAKDSKYVEKLEALFPDLPRRNDIFDSLQKAKFDISGLTTEQMLRKDQKTISRQGTKVAISAIYMDLEAFLQRSGLIADLHAFCQAHNCDVLVTMTIFFNTHNEPVRQLAIFCPHAALRMTICGVLEHSHSPSLKLTPAPSAHPHLQAYLQGNTQVSRKKLLPLLQEALSAYFDSIKIPSGQPETEGVCRELADKELDRAGNSLVPGLSQDEEEPPLPPTPMNSLVDECPLDQGLPKLSAEVIFEKCSQISQSQSTAASLSKK is encoded by the exons GAGTCCCGGCCGCTACACATTGTGCTGGGAAATGAAGCCTGTGACTTGGACTCCATGGTGTCAGCTCTTGCCCTGGCTTTTTACCTGGCAAAG ACGACAGAGGCTGAGGAAGTCTTTGTGCCAGTCTTAAATATAAATCGTTCTGAGCTACCTCTACGAGGTGACAATGTCTTCTTCCTTCAGAAGATTAACATTCCAGAGTCCCTCTTGATTTTCCGGGATGAGATTGACCTCCATGCCTTGCACCAGGCTGGCCAACTCACCCTTATCCTTGTTGACCATCATGTCTTACCCAA AGGTGACGCAGCCCTGGAGGAGGCGGTAGCCGAGGTGCTAGACCATCGGCCCATCGAGCAGAGGCACTGCCCTCCCTGCCACGTGTCGGTGGAGCTGGTGGGGTCCTGCGCTACCCTGGTGACCGAGAGAATCCTGCAGGGGGCACCAGAGATCTTGGACAGGCAAACTGCAGCCCTTCTGCACG GAACAATCATCCTGGATTGTGTCAACATGGACCTGAAAGTTGGAAAGGCCACTGCAAAAGACAGCAAatatgtggagaaactggaggcCCTCTTTCCTGATCTACCCAGAAGGAATGACATCTTTGACTCTCTACAAAAGGCAAAGTTTGATATATCAG GACTGACCACTGAGCAGATGCTGAGAAAGGACCAGAAGACCATCTCCAGACAAGGCACCAAGGTGGCCATTAGTGCAATATATATGGATTTGGAG gcCTTTCTGCAGAGGTCTGGCCTCATTGCAGATCTCCATGCTTTCTGCCAGGCTCACAACTGTGATGTCCTGGTCACCATGACTATCTTTTTCAACACTCACAATGAGCCAGTGCGGCAGCTGGCTATTTTCTGTCCCCATGCAGCACTCCGAATGACG ATCTGTGGAGTGCTGGAACACTCCCACTCTCCATCCCTGAAGCTAACCCCTGCCCCAAGCGCCCACCCTCACCTCCAAGCCTATCTTCAGGGCAACACCCAGGTCTCTCGGAAGAAACTTCTGCCTCTGCTCCAGGAGGCCCTGTCAGCGTATTTTGACTCCATCAAGATCCCTTCAGGGCAGCCTGAGACAGAGGGTGTGTGCAGGGAGCTGGCAGACAAGGAATTGGACAGGGCAGGTAACTCCCTGGTTCCTGGACTGAGTCAAGATGAGGAGgagcccccactgccccccacgcCCATGAACAGCTTGGTGGACGAGTGCCCTCTGGATCAGGGGCTGCCTAAACTCTCAGCCGAGGTCATCTTTGAGAAGTGCAGTCAGATCTCGCAGTCACAGTCGACCGCGGCCTCCCTGTCTAAGAAGTGA
- the BNIPL gene encoding bcl-2/adenovirus E1B 19 kDa-interacting protein 2-like protein isoform X2, with protein sequence MGTTQEVGEKTLDLGARENAEAVGPASSLRLGGLELKEEWQDEEFPRFLPEEADPSEDPDDPERDSQTGTPSTLALCGPRPMRKRLSAPELRLNLTKGTGGDGTSPTCSEPSSPDGSSDLDVDEVETPSDSEPLDSGHEFEWEDDLPRAEGLGASEAAERLGRGCVWDVVGEDGRHWRVFRTGQQEQRVDMTVIELYKKALSHGGYHGDGLNAVIVFASCYLPSSSIPNYTYVMEHLFRYMVGTLELLVAENYLLVHLSGGTSRAQVPPLGWMRQCYHTLDRRLRKNLRALVVVHATWYVKAFLALLRPFISSKFTRKIRFLNSLGELAQLISLDQVHIPEAVRQLDRDLHGSGGT encoded by the exons ATGGGAACCACGCAAGAAGTGGGAGAAAAGACGTTAGATCTTGG GGCCAGGGAGAATGCTGAAGCAGTGGGGCCAGCCTCATCCCTGAGACTTGGGGGACTGGAGCTGAAGGAGGAGTGGCAGGACGAAGAATTCCCCAG GTTTCTTCCTGAAGAAGCGGACCCTTCTGAAGATCCTGACGATCCTGAGAGAGACTCACAGACAG GTACTCCCAGCACTTTAGCCTTGTGTGGCCCTCGTCCCATGCGTAAGCGTCTTTCTGCGCCAGAGCTGCGACTGAATCTGACTAAGGGGACTGGAGGCGACGGAACTTCTCCCACGTGCTCTGAACCTTCCTCTCCTGATGGCAGTTCTGACCTGGACGTAGATGAAGTGGAAACCCCGTCAGACTCGGAGCCCCTGGACAGTGGACATGAATTTGAATGGGAAG ATGACCTGCCCCGGGCAGAGGGTCTGGGGGCCAGTGAGGCGGCAGAAAGGCTGGGCCGGGGTTGTGTGTGGGATGTGGTTGGAGAAGATGGCCGTCACTGGAGGGTGTTCCGGACAGGACAGCAGGAGCAGCGAGTGGACATGACTGTCATTGAGCTCTACAAGAAAGCCCTCTCTCATGGAG GTTACCATGGTGATGGCCTCAATGCTGTTATTGTCTTCGCTTCCTGTTACCTACCCAGCAGCAGCATCCCCAACTATACCTATGTCATGGAGCACTTGTTCAG GTATATGGTGGGAACTCTGGAGCTGCTGGTCGCTGAAAATTACCTGCTGGTTCACTTGAGTGGAGGCACGAGTAGGGCCCAGGTCCCACCTCTGGGCTGGATGCGCCAGTGTTACCACACTCTGGACCGGCG GCTCCGGAAAAACCTGCGCGCCCTGGTGGTTGTCCACGCCACCTGGTATGTGAAGGCATTCCTGGCACTGCTTCGGCCCTTCATCAG TTCCAAGTTCACACGAAAGATCCGTTTTCTGAACAGCCTGGGAGAGCTGGCCCAACTCATCTCCTTGGATCAGGTTCACATCCCTGAAGCTGTCAGACA gCTGGACCGGGATCTCCATGGCTCAGGAGGGACCTAG